A genome region from Thalassotalea euphylliae includes the following:
- a CDS encoding COX15/CtaA family protein: MFEVRRLVFVSILLALVVVSLGAYTRLTHAGLGCPDWPGCYGLIDVPQTQEQIAKAEAAFPERPVEIQKAWNEMIHRYFAGALGLLILWIAIVSVKRRKQGTPVFLPLLILAIVTFQALLGMWTVTMKLMPVVVMAHLLGGFTTLCLLFLLYLRLSNYRIPGGDWSIKKYARFGLLGVVLLTAQIALGGWTSSNYAALHCTELPICQTGWLEQLTFENSFDLIPPEKDTYEFGHLDHDERITIHVMHRIGAIVTFLYLGWLALVVRRKAQSSFFQTVPLVLLFILFIQVALGVSNVVMSLPLGIAVSHNVVAACLMMALITLTYSLQRKT, from the coding sequence ATGTTCGAAGTAAGGCGTTTAGTTTTTGTCAGCATTCTTTTGGCACTTGTGGTTGTTAGTTTAGGTGCATACACCCGCTTAACTCATGCTGGGTTGGGGTGTCCTGATTGGCCCGGCTGCTATGGGTTAATTGACGTGCCACAAACTCAGGAACAAATAGCAAAAGCAGAAGCGGCGTTTCCAGAACGACCAGTTGAAATACAAAAAGCATGGAATGAAATGATTCATCGTTACTTCGCGGGCGCGTTGGGGCTTTTAATATTGTGGATCGCTATTGTTTCAGTCAAAAGACGCAAGCAGGGAACCCCCGTATTTCTGCCGTTATTGATATTAGCCATAGTGACTTTTCAGGCCTTGCTTGGGATGTGGACGGTTACCATGAAATTGATGCCTGTCGTGGTGATGGCGCATCTATTAGGTGGTTTTACAACACTATGCTTGCTGTTTTTACTGTATTTGCGACTCAGTAATTATCGAATTCCAGGGGGGGATTGGTCGATAAAAAAATATGCTCGATTTGGGCTCTTAGGGGTAGTACTGCTGACTGCGCAAATAGCGCTTGGCGGTTGGACATCATCAAACTATGCCGCACTGCACTGCACTGAGTTACCGATTTGCCAAACAGGCTGGCTTGAGCAACTTACTTTTGAAAATTCGTTTGACTTGATCCCTCCTGAAAAAGACACCTATGAATTTGGTCATTTAGATCATGATGAGCGCATTACAATCCATGTCATGCATCGCATTGGCGCGATTGTAACCTTTTTATATCTTGGCTGGTTAGCCTTAGTGGTTAGGCGCAAAGCACAAAGTTCTTTCTTTCAAACCGTGCCACTTGTGCTCTTGTTTATCTTGTTTATTCAAGTGGCATTAGGGGTAAGTAATGTAGTGATGTCACTGCCGCTTGGCATCGCAGTGAGCCACAATGTTGTCGCTGCATGTTTGATGATGGCATTGATCACTTTAACTTACAGCTTACAACGAAAAACCTAG
- a CDS encoding SURF1 family protein, with protein MSINNAVSAKISPLWVLVTLLVFSALIKLGLWQSERAEQKEQRILRMEQLMGVEPKPLHQVLNSINTLNAESLSDPALEETRNEMLNDQPVVLNGVFNDEVLLLLDNQTLNGQLGYRVYQVFYHQQQLPVLVNLGWVSGSRNRSELPIVEPITGHHQITGNIRVIEPNIVLAEQEYDQLAMPMRVQQIEVDKLSDVLGVQLQPFAIYLDSNEVIGYQKTWRPIVMPPSKHRGYAFQWFSLAAAWLILMIWAAIKNNKKVVSDAD; from the coding sequence TTGAGCATTAACAACGCAGTTAGCGCCAAAATTTCACCACTTTGGGTACTGGTTACCTTGCTGGTTTTTTCGGCATTAATCAAGTTGGGTCTGTGGCAAAGCGAACGAGCAGAGCAAAAAGAGCAGCGAATACTGCGTATGGAGCAATTGATGGGGGTAGAGCCTAAGCCACTGCATCAGGTACTCAACAGTATTAACACACTAAATGCTGAGAGCTTGAGTGATCCAGCGTTAGAAGAAACTCGCAATGAAATGCTTAACGATCAGCCAGTAGTGCTAAATGGCGTGTTTAATGACGAAGTTTTATTGCTCTTGGATAACCAAACGCTAAATGGTCAATTGGGCTATCGCGTTTATCAGGTTTTTTATCACCAGCAGCAGTTACCAGTGTTAGTTAATTTAGGTTGGGTTAGCGGTAGTCGTAATCGCAGTGAATTGCCTATTGTCGAGCCGATAACAGGCCACCATCAAATAACGGGCAATATTCGCGTTATCGAGCCCAATATTGTGCTGGCTGAGCAAGAATATGATCAGTTAGCTATGCCGATGCGAGTGCAACAAATAGAAGTAGATAAACTGTCAGACGTGTTAGGTGTGCAATTGCAACCATTCGCCATTTATTTGGATAGCAATGAAGTAATTGGTTATCAAAAAACTTGGCGGCCAATTGTTATGCCGCCGTCGAAACATCGCGGGTACGCATTTCAGTGGTTTAGCTTAGCCGCAGCTTGGTTGATTTTGATGATTTGGGCTGCGATTAAAAATAATAAGAAGGTGGTATCAGATGCAGACTGA
- a CDS encoding DUF2909 domain-containing protein, giving the protein MLFKILIISLLTWMVYNLFRALMIMNKQDPNGPPMSKFIGRRVLTSVVIVLLLLLGILTGVITPNPRPM; this is encoded by the coding sequence ATGCTGTTCAAAATACTCATTATTAGTTTACTCACTTGGATGGTTTACAACTTATTCCGAGCGCTAATGATCATGAACAAACAAGATCCCAATGGCCCACCGATGTCTAAATTTATTGGTCGGCGCGTACTAACATCTGTTGTCATCGTACTGCTGTTATTACTAGGTATTTTAACTGGGGTAATCACGCCCAACCCCCGCCCGATGTGA
- a CDS encoding cytochrome c oxidase subunit 3 produces the protein MTTKEYQTYYVPAQSHWPIVGAIALFLIAIGAGQYVSTLASGESSWGGWVLLAGIATCIYMVYGWFSNVIDESMSGLYSNQLDNSFKQGMSWFIFSEVMFFAAFFGALFYARMFAVPWLDGAGNNAMTGEVLWPEFTASWPLLKTPDGTETTAMGWYGLPLINTMILLTSSVTAHFAHVALEQDKRKQLKVWLGLTILLGLIFLFLQVEEYAHAYSDEMKLYLDSGIYGNTFFMLTGFHGLHVTLGTIMLIVVFLRILKGHFSPKNHFAFQAASWYWHFVDVVWVLLFFFVYIL, from the coding sequence ATGACAACAAAAGAATATCAAACTTATTACGTACCCGCGCAAAGCCATTGGCCAATCGTTGGTGCAATCGCCTTATTTTTGATTGCCATAGGTGCTGGGCAATATGTATCGACACTGGCAAGTGGTGAGTCTAGTTGGGGAGGCTGGGTCTTGCTTGCAGGTATAGCTACCTGTATTTACATGGTCTATGGCTGGTTTAGTAATGTGATTGACGAGTCGATGTCGGGTTTATACAGCAACCAACTCGACAACTCGTTTAAACAAGGTATGAGCTGGTTTATTTTTTCCGAAGTGATGTTCTTTGCGGCATTTTTCGGTGCATTGTTTTATGCGCGCATGTTTGCTGTGCCTTGGTTAGACGGAGCAGGCAATAATGCCATGACAGGGGAAGTGCTATGGCCTGAGTTTACCGCTTCTTGGCCATTACTTAAAACGCCAGATGGGACAGAAACGACGGCCATGGGCTGGTATGGCTTGCCACTGATTAACACCATGATTCTGCTAACGTCGTCGGTCACTGCACACTTTGCCCATGTCGCATTAGAACAAGACAAACGCAAACAACTGAAAGTGTGGCTGGGTCTGACAATTCTATTAGGTTTGATTTTCTTATTCCTGCAAGTAGAGGAGTATGCGCACGCCTATTCAGATGAAATGAAGTTGTACTTAGACAGCGGTATTTATGGCAACACCTTCTTTATGTTAACTGGCTTTCACGGCCTGCACGTAACGCTTGGCACTATCATGTTGATTGTCGTGTTCTTGCGTATATTGAAAGGTCACTTTAGCCCGAAAAATCACTTTGCTTTCCAAGCAGCGAGTTGGTATTGGCACTTTGTTGATGTGGTGTGGGTATTGCTGTTTTTCTTTGTTTATATTTTGTAA
- a CDS encoding cytochrome c oxidase assembly protein: MTNASQQNIQKTAKKLVLVVFAMFGFGFAMVPLYDVFCEITGLNGKTADTAAQVNDKGVDESRLVTVQFISHLAKGIPWQFEPMVREIQVHPGELKLVKFYAKNESHSPIIGQAVPSVSPGQAALYFQKIECFCFNHQPLQASEDVEMALQFYVDPELPDDISTLTLSYTLYDVTANADS, from the coding sequence ATGACAAACGCATCACAGCAAAATATTCAAAAAACTGCGAAAAAACTCGTCTTAGTTGTATTCGCCATGTTTGGTTTTGGATTTGCCATGGTGCCTTTGTATGACGTGTTTTGTGAAATCACCGGACTGAACGGCAAAACTGCTGATACTGCGGCACAGGTTAACGACAAAGGTGTTGACGAGAGCCGACTGGTAACCGTTCAGTTTATTAGCCATCTTGCCAAAGGAATACCTTGGCAATTTGAGCCAATGGTGCGCGAGATTCAAGTGCATCCCGGTGAGTTGAAATTAGTGAAATTCTACGCTAAAAACGAATCACACAGTCCTATTATTGGTCAGGCAGTACCTTCGGTATCGCCTGGTCAAGCGGCACTTTATTTTCAGAAAATAGAGTGCTTTTGCTTTAATCATCAACCGTTACAAGCAAGTGAAGATGTCGAAATGGCGTTGCAGTTTTATGTTGATCCCGAATTACCAGACGATATTTCAACATTGACCTTGTCTTACACTTTATATGATGTGACAGCAAATGCTGATTCATAA
- the ctaD gene encoding cytochrome c oxidase subunit I: protein MTTDVIHDDHHHGDHHDHKMTGIKRWLYTTNHKDIGTLYLWFSFIMFLTGGAMAMVIRAELFQPGLQIVEPDFFNQMTTVHGLIMVFGAIMPAFTGLANWMIPMMIGAPDMALPRLNNWSFWILPFAFSILLASFFIGGGAPNFGWTFYAPLSTTYSNGSTAFFVFAVHIMGISSIMGAINIVVTIMNMRAPGMTYMKMPLFVWTFFITAYLLVAVMPVLAGVVTMVLTDTYFGTSFFDAAGGGDPVMFQHIFWFFGHPEVYIMILPAFGIVSTTIPAFSRKPLFGYSSMVYATASIAFLSFIVWAHHMFTTGMPLFGELFFMYCTMLIAVPTGVKVFNWVATMWRGAMTFETPMLFSIAFVILFTIGGFSGLMLAMTPVDFQYHDTYFVVAHFHYVLVTGSLFSIFAAAYYWLPKWTGNMYNDALSKWHFWCSLISVNLLFFPMHFLGLAGMPRRIPDYALQFADFNKWVSIGGFAFGLSQLIFLAVVIKCIRGGEKAEAKPWDGAEGLEWTVPSPAPYHTFEKPPKID from the coding sequence ATGACAACTGATGTAATTCATGATGATCACCACCACGGCGACCATCACGATCACAAGATGACAGGTATTAAGCGCTGGCTATATACCACTAACCACAAAGACATAGGCACGCTCTATTTGTGGTTCTCATTTATTATGTTTTTAACTGGCGGCGCTATGGCTATGGTGATTCGCGCCGAGTTATTCCAGCCAGGCTTACAAATTGTAGAGCCAGACTTTTTTAACCAAATGACCACTGTGCATGGTTTGATCATGGTGTTTGGCGCCATCATGCCGGCCTTTACGGGCTTGGCAAACTGGATGATTCCGATGATGATAGGTGCCCCTGATATGGCACTTCCACGTTTGAACAACTGGAGCTTTTGGATATTGCCATTTGCATTCAGTATTTTACTGGCATCCTTCTTTATTGGCGGCGGAGCACCTAACTTCGGTTGGACCTTCTACGCACCGCTATCCACCACTTATAGCAATGGCAGCACGGCGTTCTTCGTGTTTGCTGTCCACATTATGGGGATATCCTCCATCATGGGGGCGATTAATATTGTCGTTACCATCATGAATATGCGTGCGCCAGGCATGACTTACATGAAGATGCCGCTGTTTGTTTGGACCTTTTTTATTACTGCTTACTTGCTTGTTGCGGTAATGCCAGTATTAGCGGGCGTTGTCACTATGGTGTTAACTGACACCTATTTTGGCACAAGCTTTTTCGATGCTGCCGGTGGTGGTGACCCTGTAATGTTCCAGCATATTTTCTGGTTCTTTGGTCACCCTGAAGTTTACATTATGATCTTGCCAGCTTTTGGTATTGTCTCAACCACCATTCCAGCCTTTTCTCGCAAGCCGCTCTTTGGTTATAGCTCCATGGTATACGCTACCGCTTCTATCGCGTTCTTATCGTTTATTGTTTGGGCGCACCATATGTTCACAACGGGCATGCCACTCTTTGGTGAGCTTTTCTTTATGTACTGTACGATGCTAATTGCGGTGCCAACTGGGGTTAAAGTCTTTAACTGGGTAGCAACCATGTGGCGCGGCGCAATGACTTTCGAAACCCCCATGTTGTTCTCTATCGCGTTTGTCATTTTATTTACTATTGGTGGATTCTCTGGGCTGATGTTGGCAATGACACCAGTTGATTTCCAATATCATGACACCTATTTCGTGGTTGCTCACTTCCATTACGTGCTAGTGACTGGCTCGTTATTCTCAATTTTTGCTGCCGCTTACTATTGGTTGCCGAAATGGACGGGGAATATGTACAACGACGCACTAAGTAAATGGCATTTCTGGTGTTCACTGATTTCCGTAAACCTACTGTTTTTCCCTATGCACTTCTTGGGATTAGCCGGTATGCCGCGCCGCATTCCAGATTACGCGCTGCAATTTGCTGACTTTAATAAGTGGGTCAGTATTGGTGGCTTTGCGTTTGGTTTGTCGCAGCTAATTTTCTTGGCTGTGGTTATCAAGTGTATTCGCGGCGGTGAAAAAGCCGAAGCAAAACCTTGGGACGGTGCTGAAGGGCTTGAGTGGACAGTGCCTTCGCCTGCGCCATACCACACTTTTGAAAAGCCGCCGAAAATAGATTAG